Genomic window (Spirosoma sp. KCTC 42546):
ACGCCCGTATCTACCGTTAGTGTTGATGTTTTGTACAAAACGGATAAAGACTTCCAGGATGCTGTTGTTGGCGTATACAGTGGCTTTCGGGTTCCGTATCAGAACTTCTGGCAATTTGGGGATCTGCGGGGCGATGATACCAAGCATGACCTGGCCAATGGACTGGAATCGATTCGGGTCGATAATTTCCTGACGGATTATAGCGACAATATCCTCTTAACCAGCTGGCGGGGGTATTACAGCATCATTACGAATGCCAACGCTGTGCTGGCTAAAATTGCCAACGCCGATCCGGCCGTGGTTACTAACAAAGATCGTCATATTGGCGAAACTAAATTTCTGCGGGCACTGGCTTACTTCAACCTGGTGCGGATTTTTGGCGATTTGCCCATGGTCACTACGCCCATTACGCTGGAAGCAGCATACCAGACGGGCCGGGAAAAAGCCGATAAGATTTATGATGAAGTCATTATTAAAGATCTGCTGGATGCCGAAACAAAGCTGCCGGTAAAATACACAGGCGCAGATGTTGGCAGGGCTACCCGGGGAGCGGCTAAAGCGTTATTAGGAAAGGTATACCTGACCCGAAAGGATTTTGTGAAAGCTGAGGAAAAACTGAAAGATGTAACCACGCTTGGGTACGTCTTACTGAAGAATTACAACGATTTATTCGATTACACCAAAGACGAACACCATAGCGAATACATATTCGATATTGAATATCTGGCGGGTGGAATAGGGTTGGGAAGCACCTTTACCAATACGTTCACCCTGGAGTTTCAATCGGGTGGGAAGGCGCTTGTCGATGAATTATCCCGGATTTATGGCATTCTGACCGGTGCTACGGCCGCTAGTGGGGGTAACCCAACGGCAGGTATGTTTGCCGCCTTTGATCCCAAAGATCTGCGTAAAGATGTTAGCGTGGCTACCGGGGTCATTGGAGCGGATGGAAAATTTGTGGCCTTATCGACAACAGGGGTTACGTCCTTTTCCAAAAAATATATGGCTCCGCTGAAAGCCAATAACGACAGCCCGGCGAACTGGAAAGTACTTCGGTATGCAGATGTGCTGCTGATGCTGGCGGAGGCTATGAACGAAAATGGAAAAACCACCGAAGCGCTCACCTACCTGAATCAGGTTCGCCAGCGGGCTGGGCTCACGGGCTACACGGGCCTGACAAAAGACGATTTTCGCGAAAAAGTGTATCTCGAACGACGGCTGGAACTGTATCTGGAAGGTCATCGCTGGTTCGATCTGGTTAGAACGGGGCGCGCCTTATCCGTTATGGCTCCGTTTGGCATGAAACCCTATATGACCGTTTTTCCGCTTCCCCTCACAGAATTGGAAATTATCCACAACCCTGCCGTTTTTGCGCAGAATGCGGGCTATGAATAGTAAGTAAGCAGAGAGGAAATTTGGGTTTTGTTCGTAGGGAACTCCCGAGTGGGGCCAACCTGTCGAGGGTTCCTACGGACGAAGATTTGGGTAAACTACATAATTCAGCCACGTATCGTATGCATTGTAATACTGAATGGGACGAGGCAGCTGTGAGTCGGCGACATTTTCTGAAACTTGCCGGAATAACCACGCTGGGAGCCAATTTTGCGAGTTTGGGTAGCGAAAAGCTACAGGGAGTTTCTATTGTACTGGATCGGAGTGATGCCGTTGCGGGCTTGCCTTCGGTACAATGGGCAACAAATGAACTGGAGACGGCCCTGAAAGCCAGGGGCATTGCGGTGCAACTTTGTACTACACCTGAGCAGGCCAGGGCCGGAAACCTGTGCATTGCCGTATCGGGGGCCGCTTCTGCCCTGGCCCGCCCGCTGCTGAAGGGGGCTGAAACCCGTATTCCGGCTGTGCCCGAAGCCCTGGGTCTGGTGCCGGGTCGGATAGCTGGTAAGCCGGTACTATTGGCCTGTGGTCACGATGAACGGGGATTGGTATACGCCGTGCTTGAACTCGCCGATCAGGTAACCTACGAAGCCCAGCCCCTCGTTTCGCTCTCGAACCGGAACGTGCTTGTTGAAAAACCGGCCAACGCCATTCGGAGCCTTACCCGTCTGTTTGTCAGTGATGTTGAAGATAAAGGCTGGTACAACGACCGGGCGATGTGGCCCGAGTACCTGTCGATGCTGGCAACACAACGCTTCAATCGGTTTAACCTGAGCCTGGGTATTGGCTACGACTTTCTTCGGAACGTAACAGACGCGTATTTTCTTTTTTCGTACCCGTTCCTGCTGGCGGTACCGGGCTATAATGTCCGGGTGCCGGAGTTGCCAGATGCCGAGCGGGATCAGAATTTGGCGATGCTGAAATTCATCAGTGAGCAGACTGTTGCGCGTGGGATGCAGTTTCAACTGGGTTTATGGATGCACGGGTATGAGTGGATTAACAGCCCCAAGCCAAATTATACCATTGCTGGATTAACGCCCGAAAATCATGGGGCCTATTGCCGGGATGCCGTGCGTTTACTACTACAAACCTGTCCGGCCATTAGCGGTGTCACCTTCCGCGTCCACGGTGAAAGTGGCGTGAATGAAGGCAGTTACAAGTTCTGGCAATCTGTATTTGAAGGGGTGGCCAGCTGTGGACGGAAAGTAGAAATCGATATGCATTCGAAGGGCATGGACCAGACGATGATTGATTCGGCCGTAAACACAGGACTGCCCATCGTGATTTCGCCAAAATACTGGGCTGAGCATCTGGGAATGCCCTACCATCAGGCCGACATTCGCGCGCAGGAAGTTCCCGATCCGAAGAAAAAGACATCGACTCTGATGAACCTGAGCGAAGGCTCGCGCAGCTTCATGCGCTATGGGTACGGCGACCTGTTAAAAGAAAAACGGCCGTATCGGGTGCTGCACCGCATCTGGCCCGGTACCCAACGACTGCTGTTGTGGGGTGATCCGCTAACGCAGGCTGCCCATGCCCGGGCGTTTAGCTTTAGTGGCAGTGCTGGGGCTGAACTGATGGAGCCCCTTTCGTTTAAAGGACGCCGGGGGTCGGGTATTGCTGGCGGACGTTGTGCCTATGCCGATGCTACGTTAGAACCTCGCTGGGATTGGCAGAAATACCGCTATAGTTTGCGACTTTTTGGGAGGCTGCTCTACAATCCCGATGCTGAACCCGCTACCTGGACCCGTTATTTGACAAACCAGTTTGGAGCCGGGGCTGCATCGGCCGGGCAGGCCCTGGCCAATGCCAGTCGGATGCTGCCCATTGTGTTAACCGCACATGGTACGTCGGCAGGAAACAATACGTATTGGCCCGAGGTATATACCAACCAGCCTATCGTTGATCCAACCATCAATGGCAACCTCACTCATCTCTACGACACACCATCGCCTAAAGTCTTTGCGAATGTTAGCCCGCTCGATCCGCAACTGTTTTTATCCATAAACGACTATACCCGAGAACTACTAAAAGGCGAACATGGGGGTAAGTATACACCCATCGAAACGGCGCAATGGCTGGAAGATTACGCCACAGAGGCGGAAAAACACCTGGCGCTGCTCAAGGCGAAAGCAAGTAATACAAAAGAACCGGCGTTTCGGCGAATAGCTATCGACATAGCCATGCAAATCGCTCTGGGCCGATTCTTCGCCAGCAAGTTCCGGGCGGGCGTACTCTATGCCATCTTTGACCAAACCGGCGACCGCAGCGCGCTGGAACAGTCGCTGAAAGCGTATCGTACCGCCCGAAGCGTCTGGGCAGATTTGGCTAATCAGGCCAAAGGCGTCTATAAATCCGATATTACCGTGGGCGAACAGCCGTTTTTACGGGGGCACTGGCTCGATCGGTTACCGGCTATCGATCAGGACCTGGCGGCTATGACCCAAAAGCTGGAGCAAGCCGAACGGAGTGCCGACACGTCAGCAGGTCGCGCCCAGGCTGCCGTCCAGATTGCCATGGGTCGTCCCAGACGTAGCGTGACCGACTGTCGCCATCCGCAGCCGCAGCCTTTCCAGGCTGGGCAGGCGGTTCCGATAGAACTGTCACCGGCAAAGGCCATTAAATCGATTCGTCTGTATTATCGGCATGTTGATCAGGCAGAACGATACGAAATGGTGGAGATGCAGGCCGCAGGCCAGCAGTATCGAGCCACCATCCCGGCGGCCTATACCAATTCGCCCTATCCACTCCAGTATTATTTCGAATTGCAGGAAAGCCCGGAAACGGCCTCGCTATATCCGGGCTTTAACGCTACGTTAACAAATCAGCCGTATTTCCTTGTGCGTCAGGCTTGATACGATATCATTCGTTATGAAAAACATACTCATCCTAATCAGTCTTTGGATCGGAATCTGCCCGTCAGCTTTTTCGCAGCGGGTGAACATGATCTATGACCATTCGTTGCCTCAGGCTGAGTATGCTGTTCGGATGCTTGAAAAAACGTTTCAAAAGCAGGGACAGTCATCTCGAAAAGAGGCCAGTGAGTATGTCATCAGACTGTCGCTGAATGCGACTGCCATCCGTAAAGAAGCCTACTCAATTCAGCATGCCGGGAACCAGATCACGATTGAAGGGGGGGATGAACGGGGGCTTCTATACGGTTGTCTTTCGCTTTGTGATGAGGTGAAAAATGGCGTTTCACTCCAGAAAATTAGGGCCAGCCATGATCAGACCAACTTGCCGTTTCGGGCAATAAAATTCAACCTGCCCTGGGATGCGTACCGGGAGGGCGAGGCCATGAGTTTGCATCAGGAGACGTGCCGGGATCTTCGGTTTTGGGAAGCGTTTCTGGACATGATGGCCCAAAATCGCTTCAACGCCCTGACCCTGTGGAATCTCCACCCGTTTCCCTACATGATCCGGCCCACCAACTTCCCCGAAGCAAGCCCCTTCCCCGAGGCTGAACTGGCTGGCTGGCAGGCGCTTTACCGGGGTATTTTCCGGCTGGCCAAAGAGCGGGGGATTGATACGTATCTGGTCAACTGGAATATTTTTGTGAGTCCCGAATTTGCCAAAGCACACAACGTAGCGATCAGTGATCCGCAGAAACGGATTCATTATGGTGCCGCTGATACGTCTGAAATCATCAGGCGTTACACCCGCGAGTGTGTCACGCAGGTGCTCAACGAATACCCCGACCTGTCGGGACTTGGCTTTACCCACGGTGAAGCGATGGTCGGCATGACCCCTCAGCAACGCCAGGACTGGTTTGGGGAGACCATTCTGGAAGGGATGCGACGAGCTAACCGGAAAGCAAAACTCATTCATCGGGTACCGCTCGAAGCAGGAACGAATGTGGGTGGTTCAACAAGTGTTAGTACGGAGCAACTGACGCGCAAAGCGATGGAGCAACTCGATTTTGTGGAAGGACCCATCTGGGCCGAAATAAAGTTCAACTGGTCGCACGGACATTCCTCGACCAGGCTCATAAAGGTCCACGGGGGTAAACTCAACGATACGTATTTCAAACCCCAACCGACTAACTACAAGATTGCCTGGATGGTGCGGAATGAAGACTTTTTCTGCCTCCGCTGGGGCGTTCCTGACTTCATTCGCCAACATATCGCTACCAACACTCAGCCCTACGTAGGTGGCTATTTCGTGGGCTCGGAAGGCTACATTCCGGCTAAGGACTATTTCACGAAGGCGGATCAGGCTCATGACTGGCAGTATGCTTTCGAGCGGCAGTGGTTGTTCTACCAACTCTGGGGTCGGTTGCTGTATAACCCCGCTACATCGGATGGGGTCTTCAAAGCCGAGTTTGTCCGGCGTTACGGCAAGGGTACGGAGGGCCTGCTGGAGGCCTATGCGTTAGCCTCCTCAACCCCCCTTCGGCTGGCCTCCGCCTTTGATTTTACCTGGGACTTTTCCCTGTACAGCGAGGGATTTATGGCCATGAATCAGAAAAGTATGGCGTACATTTCCATCGACCGCCAGATCAGCCAGGCACCGGCCGATGCCAACTATGTTTCGGTGGCCGAGTATGTCAAAACGCTGTCGGCTGGGGGGAGCTTTGCCAAATCCCGAATCACCCCCCTGATGTTGAGTCAGGTCCTGGAGCGGGACTGTCAGAAAGCGCTGGATTTGGTAAAGTCTCTCAAGTCGACGGGACCAAATTCGCTGCGCTATGAGGTGGCGGATGTGCAGGCCTGGGCCAATCTAGGTTTGTATTATGCGCAAAAGCTGCGGGGGGCGGTCGCCTTGCAGACCTATCGGTTAACCGGTGGAGAGGCCAACAAAACAAAAGCGATTAGCTGTCTGGAAAAGGCGCTGCACTTCTGGGATGAGGTCGTTACCATTACCCGCCCCTTGTACAATGATATGCCGCTAGCCGCTTACAGTTACCCTCACGATGGGAAGCGCGCCGTTCCTGATCCAACTCATCTTTTTCATTGGGAAAAGCTTCGGCCAGCCGTTGCCAACGACATTGAAATTGCCCGAAATGCCCTGGTTTCCTATGCTAAGTAATAAGCGGTAGCCAGCTATACACCGAATTCGAACATTCGTATAATTCTCTAAAACAGCCTTTTTTATGAAGAAATTACTGTGCTTCGTCCAACAACTCCTACTTCCTTTAGCCGTACTCTGTCTGATCGTCAACGGGATGGGCTATGCGGCTACGGAAACCCCTGCTGTCTCGATCATCAACGATCAAAAGCCCGGTGTTGCGGTTGCGCATGGCCTGAAAAAAGTGACGGACGCCTTACGGGCGAAGCATATTTCGTTCGAGAACGTAGCCTCAATGAGTCAGGCTCGGGGGAAAATCGTTCTTGTATCGGGTCTGGCAGTAGGGGGGGGAGCGGCTGCTTCGTTGCTGAAAACGGGGAATCGTCCGGTGCCAACGGGAGCCGAATCCCTAACGATCTGGAAGACCAGCTCGGCTCAGAAGCCGGTGTGGGTTGTCAGCGGCTCCGATGACCGTGGGCTGATGTATGGTCTGTTGGATGTGGCTAATCGCATTGGCTGGAGCAAGGATTCAAAAACGCCCTTGAGTGAAGTCAGCGAAATAACGGAAAAGCCCGCCGTTAGCAATCGGGCCATTTCTATCTACACCATGAACCGGGCCTATTGGGAAAGTCGGTTATACGATGAAAACCATTGGGTCAGCTACCTGGATTTACTGGCCCAAAACAGGTTTAATAAGCTGGTCGTTATCTTCGGCTATGAAAACGGCGGGTTCCTGGCACCCTGTTATCCCTATTTTTTCAACGTAGAGGGGTATCCTGATGTGCAAATGGTGGGTATTACGCCCCAGCAGCAGCAACGCAATCTGGATGCCTTCAACCGGTTGATCCAACTGGCACACGATCGGGGGATTGAGTTTACCGTTGGTATCTGGGATCACATTTACCGGGGTGGGGTGCAGGGCGGTGGTATTCCTGGAACGAAAGACGCGCCCGATAAACCCGTGCCAGGCCTGGTTTGGGGACTGAATGCCGACAATCTGACGGCCTACACGAAAACGGCGCTGGTGAAGTTTGTCAAACAGGTCCCCAATCTTGACGCCATTCAGTTTCGCATGCACAACGAATCGGGCCTGAAAGAAGGGGAACAGGAAAGTTTCTGGACGGATGTGTTTCAGATGATGAAAACGGCGGCTCCCAACCTGCAACTGGATCTGCGCGCCAAAGAGTTGCCCGAATCGGTGATTCAAAGTGCGCTGAAGGTAGGCGTAAACTTTCGGATCAATACCAAATTCTGGATGGAACAGATGGGTATGCCGTACCACCCAACGCTGGTGAACCCGGATAAAAGTCCCATTCGCCACAGTTACGCCCACCTGCTAAATTATCCGCAAAAATATAAGATGAACTGGCAACTCTGGAGCGGAGGCACATCGAGAATCCTGCTGTGGGGTGATCCTGACTATGCCCGTCGATTTGCCGAAAGTACACACTTGTACGACGGCGATGGATTTGAGATCAATGAACCGCTGGCGACCAAGATGGAAGCTCAGCCACACGACGCCAAACCGTTTGAGTTGTTAAATGCGCCCTATCGATACTATACGTATGAGTTTGAGCGATACTGGCATTTCTTCCAGACGTTTGGCCGTATTGGTTATAATCCCAGGACAGACCCGGTAGTCTGGAACAAAGAATTTGAACAACGATTTGGTGAAAAAGCTGCCCCCTTTGTTTCCAAAGCCATCCATCAGGCCAGTTGGGTATTGCCTCGTATCATTACATCCAGTTATCCCTACACCAGCTTCCCGACAACGCGCGGATGGGCCGAAAAGCAGCGGCTGGGGGACTTGCCATCGTTTGCCAAAGCCGAACTGAGCGACATGGCACAGTTTGCCAGCTTCGATGAAGAAGCCAAAATGCGTATCGAAGGGGGAGAAATACCCCGCATCCTACCCTCCGCAAACAGCCGCTGGTTCCGCCAAACGGCAGATGAACTCAATCAGCTGATCGCCAATGCCGAAAAAGCTGCCGGAAAGAGCCCTACTAAAGAAGTTGTTTCGACGCTGACCGACCTGAAGATTTTGTCAAACCTGGCGCTTTATCACTCAAATCGAATCCTGGCCGCCGTCAATTATCGCATCTTCGACCGAACCCGGAACGTAGCCGCTTTTGACGAAGCT
Coding sequences:
- a CDS encoding glycoside hydrolase family 20 zincin-like fold domain-containing protein — translated: MKNILILISLWIGICPSAFSQRVNMIYDHSLPQAEYAVRMLEKTFQKQGQSSRKEASEYVIRLSLNATAIRKEAYSIQHAGNQITIEGGDERGLLYGCLSLCDEVKNGVSLQKIRASHDQTNLPFRAIKFNLPWDAYREGEAMSLHQETCRDLRFWEAFLDMMAQNRFNALTLWNLHPFPYMIRPTNFPEASPFPEAELAGWQALYRGIFRLAKERGIDTYLVNWNIFVSPEFAKAHNVAISDPQKRIHYGAADTSEIIRRYTRECVTQVLNEYPDLSGLGFTHGEAMVGMTPQQRQDWFGETILEGMRRANRKAKLIHRVPLEAGTNVGGSTSVSTEQLTRKAMEQLDFVEGPIWAEIKFNWSHGHSSTRLIKVHGGKLNDTYFKPQPTNYKIAWMVRNEDFFCLRWGVPDFIRQHIATNTQPYVGGYFVGSEGYIPAKDYFTKADQAHDWQYAFERQWLFYQLWGRLLYNPATSDGVFKAEFVRRYGKGTEGLLEAYALASSTPLRLASAFDFTWDFSLYSEGFMAMNQKSMAYISIDRQISQAPADANYVSVAEYVKTLSAGGSFAKSRITPLMLSQVLERDCQKALDLVKSLKSTGPNSLRYEVADVQAWANLGLYYAQKLRGAVALQTYRLTGGEANKTKAISCLEKALHFWDEVVTITRPLYNDMPLAAYSYPHDGKRAVPDPTHLFHWEKLRPAVANDIEIARNALVSYAK
- a CDS encoding RagB/SusD family nutrient uptake outer membrane protein, translating into MMKGTSCALGLVFLLMTSCNKEFIELTPVSTVSVDVLYKTDKDFQDAVVGVYSGFRVPYQNFWQFGDLRGDDTKHDLANGLESIRVDNFLTDYSDNILLTSWRGYYSIITNANAVLAKIANADPAVVTNKDRHIGETKFLRALAYFNLVRIFGDLPMVTTPITLEAAYQTGREKADKIYDEVIIKDLLDAETKLPVKYTGADVGRATRGAAKALLGKVYLTRKDFVKAEEKLKDVTTLGYVLLKNYNDLFDYTKDEHHSEYIFDIEYLAGGIGLGSTFTNTFTLEFQSGGKALVDELSRIYGILTGATAASGGNPTAGMFAAFDPKDLRKDVSVATGVIGADGKFVALSTTGVTSFSKKYMAPLKANNDSPANWKVLRYADVLLMLAEAMNENGKTTEALTYLNQVRQRAGLTGYTGLTKDDFREKVYLERRLELYLEGHRWFDLVRTGRALSVMAPFGMKPYMTVFPLPLTELEIIHNPAVFAQNAGYE